From Phaenicophaeus curvirostris isolate KB17595 unplaced genomic scaffold, BPBGC_Pcur_1.0 scaffold_69, whole genome shotgun sequence, one genomic window encodes:
- the LOC138734215 gene encoding ATP-dependent RNA helicase DDX25-like: MSQDGHQVAMLTAELMVPQRANIIQRFREGKEKVLIVTNVCARGIDVQQVTIVVNFSLPTSRRRNEPDFETYLHRIGRTGRFGKKGIAFSMVESCNVGLVHKIEEYFQTKIKELDPDDMDELERLEN; this comes from the exons ATGAGCCAGGACGGGCACCAAGTGGCGATGCTGACAGCGGAGCTGATGGTGCCGCAGCGGGCCAACATCATCCAGCGCTTCCgcgaaggaaaggagaaggtcCTCATTGTCACCAATGTCTGCGCCAGAG GGATCGATGTGCAGCAAGTCACCATCGTGGTGAACTTCAGCCTCCCCACCTCTCGGAGAAGAAACGAGCCAGATTTTGAGACCTATCTCCACCGCATCGGGCGAACTGGACGCTTTGGGAAGAAGGGCATCGCCTTCAGCATGGTGGAAAGCTGTAACGTGGGGCTTGTGCACAAGATAGAGGAGTATTTCC AGACCAAGATCAAGGAGCTGGACCCAGATGACATGGATGAGCTCGAGAGGCTGGAAAACTGA
- the LOC138734214 gene encoding centriolar and ciliogenesis-associated protein HYLS1-like, protein MLPRGRALGDPSPSTAVLVLSTHSGLRGRDFVCAAAHPLRANGAECRLRLGKPDSKRASPPWATDQRGSRRMVMKRKVLRHRPDGGVEVFDESGSSTNTRSLRQKMLHHRPSPEDSISEGEIESSNTSHPWWPRRDSPCFLPADLGSQSSHDSHYRAAAEQPKSFIPPRFELLGRNRGKTDCVAKYFEYKRDWEKFGIPGEDRWKEVRWGIREKMLCEPELPHRPQHLPIPNNYTVPTEKKRAALCWKVRWDLARGLLPEKTTPW, encoded by the exons ATGCTTCCCA GGGGCCGGGCGCTGGGGGACCCCTCGCCCTCCACTGCCGTCCtggtgctgagcacccacagcggCTTGCGGGGCCGGGATTTTGTCTGCGCGGCCGCCCACCCGCTACGGGCCAACGGCGCCGAGTGCCGCCTCCGGCTGGGTAAGCCGGATTCGAAGCGGGCGTCCCCTCCTTGGGCCACG GATcagaggggaagcaggaggatggTCATGAAAAGAAAGGTGCTGAGGCACAGACCTGATGGAGGAGTGGAGGTCTTTGACGAGTCGGGGAGCAGCACCAACACCCGGAGCCTGAGGCAGAAGATGCTTCATCATAGGCCAAGCCCAGAAGACAGCATCTCTGAGGGGGAAATAGAGTCAAGCAACAcctcccatccctggtggccccgCAGGGACAGcccctgctttctccctgcGGATTTGGGGAGCCAGAGCTCTCATGATTCTCattacagagctgcagcagaacaacCCAAGTCCTTCATTCCTCCGCGGTTCGAGCTGCTGGGCCGTAACCGGGGGAAAACTGACTGCGTggccaaatattttgaatataaacGAGATTGGGAGAAATTTGGAATCCCAGGGGAGGATCGGTGGAAAGAAGTGCGCTGGGGCATCCGGGAGAAGATGCTCTGTGAGCCCGAGCTGCCCCACCGTCCGCagcacctccccatccccaacaaCTACACCGTGCCCACGGAGAAgaagagagctgccctgtgctggaaggTGCGCTGGGACCTGGCCAGGGGCCTCCTGCCGGAGAAAACCACTCCCTGGTAG